The Stutzerimonas stutzeri DNA window ATCGGCACGCCGGTGCCTTCCAGCGCGGCGGAAACGTTGGCGATGGCGGAGATCTGCGGCACGCCGACGCCAGCGACGATGCGGGTGGTGCAGATCGAGCCCGGACCGATGCCGACCTTGACCGCGTCGGCGCCAGCCTTGACCAAGTCCAGCGCGGCTTCGGCGGTGGCGATGTTGCCGCCGATCACCTGCACCTGCGGGAAGTTCTCCTTCACCCAGCGCACGCGATCGATCACGCCACGGGAATGGCCATGGGCGGTATCCACCACCACCACGTCGACGCCGGCCGCAGCCAGCGCCTCGACGCGGTCACCAGTGTCGGCGCCGGTACCGACCGCCGCGCCGACGCGCAGGCGGCCCTGGCTGTCCTTGGAGGCCAGCGGGTAGGTCTTGGCCTTCTCGATATCACGGAAGGTCACCAGGCCGCGCAGGTGGAAGTTGGCGTCGACCACCAGCATCTTTTCGATGCGGTGCTTGTAGAGTTCGGTCTTGATTTCTTCCAGGCCGGTGCCTTCGAGCACGGTGACCAGCTTTTCCTTGGGCGTCATGATCGCCGCGACGGAATCACCGGCGTTCGGCGTGAAGCGCAGGTCACGACCGGTGACGATGCCCACCAGCTCTTTGCCGGATACCACCGGGAAGCCGGAGAAGCCCAGTTCATGGGCCTTGCGCAGCAGCTCGCTGATCTTGGTTTCCGGGGTGACGGTGACCGGGTCGTGGACGATGGCAGTCTCGTGGCGCTTGACTTTGCGCACCTCGGCGGCCTGCTGCTCGATGCTCATGTTCTTGTGGATGATGCCAATGCCACCTTCCTGCGCCATGGCGATGGCCAGGCGGGCTTCGGTGACGGTGTCCATGGCAGCGGAAACCAGCGGAATGTTCAGCTCGATTTCGCGGGTCAGGCGGGTCTTGAGGCTGACATCCTTCGGCAGAACCTCGGAATATCCCGGGATCAGGAGAACATCATCGAAAGTCAGGGCTTCTTGGCTGATACGCAGCATGGCGGGGGCTCCCAGGCGGGAAAAAGGAAGCGCGGCATTATACCCACGCACCCCCTTGCGCTCAATGCGGATGTGAGCGACGGCACGAACGACGACAGGCACAGCCTCGCCGGAGTGACCGACTGGTCACGGTCGATCGATCACCAGCGCCACGGCAAACCCCAGGCGCTCGGCGAACTCGTCGAGAAACGCCTGAGTGAAACCGGCCTCACCCCAGCCATTGAAGATGAAGCCCAGGTTGGAGAAGGCACACGCCGGGATGAACAGGAAACCGTTGATGTCGTCGTCGTGGCCGCATTCCGGGCAGGTGAAATTTTCGGTCTGCCGCGGCATCCACTCGTCCAGGCTTTCGAACAGCGCCTCGCCGATTTCACGCCGGCACTCGGGGCAACCGGCTTCCTCGGCGAAGCCCTGCGTCGGGGTGTAAATGCAGCGCTTGGTGACCACCTCAAGGCCGTTGATGGCCTCGCCAAAGGGCAAGCGCTCCGGATGCTGCACGACGCTGCGCGCGCCGGAAGCGATGGCGTAGCCCATGCCGCCAACACCGCGGCCACAGGTGGTCGGCAGCGACTCGACGATGCGCCGCTCGGCCAGCCAGCGAAGAATCATCCGCGCCTTGGCTTCGTGCGCTGGGAACGTCGAAATGCGCGGCACGATGATCGCTTGACTGTGGCTCATGACGGCTCGGAACCGGAGATGGAGAAAGGCCGCGCAGCTTAGCGCCGCCCGTAGGCTGGTCAAGGCCCGCTGGACGGACGCCAAGCAGATTCGGTTTCCGCTTGGCCGCGCGCGGCTTATCATCGCCGCCATGCTCAAAGATCCCTTCCAGCGCCTCAATCTCGATCGCGAAGTGCTGACCGTCAGTCAGCTCAACGGTCGCGCCCGCCTGTTGCTCGAGGACGTGTTCGCCCAGGTCTGGGTCGAAGGCGAGATTTCCAACCTCGCCCGCCCCGCCTCCGGCCACGTCTATTTCACCCTCAAGGACAGGAACGCCCAGGTGCGCTGCGCCCTGTTCCGCCAGAATGCCGCGCGGGTACGCCAGGCACTGCGCGACGGCCTGGCGGTGCGGGTGCGTGGCAAGGTCTCGCTGTTCGAAGGCCGTGGCGACTATCAGCTGATCCTCGACATGCTGGAGCCGGCCGGCGACGGCGCACTGCGCCTGGCCTTCGAAGCGCTGAAGGAAAAGCTCGCCGCCGAAGGCCTGTTCTCCGCCGAGCGCAAGGCCGCCCTGCCCGCCCATCCGCGGCGCATCGGCATCGTCAGCTCACCGACCGGCGCGGTGATCCGCGACATCATCTCGGTGTTTCGCCGCCGCGCACCGCAGGTGGAGCTGACGCTGATCCCCACCGCCGTGCAGGGCCGCGAAGCCACTGGGCAGATCGTCCGTGCGCTGCAGCTGGCGGACGCCCAGGGCTTCGACGCCCTTATCCTCGCCCGCGGCGGCGGCTCGCTGGAAGATCTCTGGTGCTTCAACGAGGAAGCCGTGGCGCGTGCGGTGGATGCCTGCGTCACGCCGATCGTCTGCGCGGTTGGCCATGAGACCGATGTGTCCATCGCCGACTTCGTCGCCGATGTGCGCGCCCCGACGCCGTCCGCGGCGGCAGAGCTGCTGGCGCCTAGCAGTGCCGATCTGCAGCAGCGGCTGAACGGCCTGCAGCAACGTCTGGTACTGCGCATGCGTGATCGCCTGCACCGCGACGCCATGCGCCTGGACGGCCTGACCCGCCGCCTGCGCCATCCCGGCGAGCGTCTGCAGCAGCAGGCCCAGCGTATCGATGACCTGGAGCAGCGCCTGCTGCGTGCCCTGGACCGCCGCCTGTGCAGTGGCCAGGAGCGCCTGGCCCGACTGGAAACACGCCTGGCCGCGCAGCATCCGGGGCGCACGCTGAATCTGCTGCGCCAGCGCCTCGACCAT harbors:
- the guaB gene encoding IMP dehydrogenase, whose product is MLRISQEALTFDDVLLIPGYSEVLPKDVSLKTRLTREIELNIPLVSAAMDTVTEARLAIAMAQEGGIGIIHKNMSIEQQAAEVRKVKRHETAIVHDPVTVTPETKISELLRKAHELGFSGFPVVSGKELVGIVTGRDLRFTPNAGDSVAAIMTPKEKLVTVLEGTGLEEIKTELYKHRIEKMLVVDANFHLRGLVTFRDIEKAKTYPLASKDSQGRLRVGAAVGTGADTGDRVEALAAAGVDVVVVDTAHGHSRGVIDRVRWVKENFPQVQVIGGNIATAEAALDLVKAGADAVKVGIGPGSICTTRIVAGVGVPQISAIANVSAALEGTGVPMIADGGIRFSGDLSKAIVAGANAVMMGSMFAGTEEAPGEIELFQGRSYKAYRGMGSLGAMSQAQGSSDRYFQDSSAGAEKLVPEGIEGRVPYKGSLSAIIHQLMGGLRASMGYTGSATIDEMRTRPQFVRITGAGMAESHVHDVQITKEAPNYRVG
- the xseA gene encoding exodeoxyribonuclease VII large subunit, yielding MLKDPFQRLNLDREVLTVSQLNGRARLLLEDVFAQVWVEGEISNLARPASGHVYFTLKDRNAQVRCALFRQNAARVRQALRDGLAVRVRGKVSLFEGRGDYQLILDMLEPAGDGALRLAFEALKEKLAAEGLFSAERKAALPAHPRRIGIVSSPTGAVIRDIISVFRRRAPQVELTLIPTAVQGREATGQIVRALQLADAQGFDALILARGGGSLEDLWCFNEEAVARAVDACVTPIVCAVGHETDVSIADFVADVRAPTPSAAAELLAPSSADLQQRLNGLQQRLVLRMRDRLHRDAMRLDGLTRRLRHPGERLQQQAQRIDDLEQRLLRALDRRLCSGQERLARLETRLAAQHPGRTLNLLRQRLDHLSSRLPRAMQANIKGRRQQLQGLAQTLNVVSPLATLSRGYSILLDDRGQAIRSASQTQPGQRLKARLGDGELDVRVEDNHLQPVTLPLL